Sequence from the Corticium candelabrum unplaced genomic scaffold, ooCorCand1.1 SCAFFOLD_63, whole genome shotgun sequence genome:
TCCACGTTCAATTCAAAATTCGACAAAGATTTAGCACAACAGCGACACAATGACGTAGCCATCCAGGCAACTTTtgagtgtcacgtgactaattcGTCATCTCAAACCGAAACCGAAACTTGCTCTTTGTCAGTTCAGGCTGTCGTCGAGACGGAGCATGCGCACATGCAAACGGAAATTACAAGTGTTGTCGACGCTTCGGCTCAAGCATCTGTATGTCAGTCTTCTGCGTCGAGTCAAACTGAATGGAgtgtctgtcacattcctgGAATTCTCCACGAGATAAGCGATCTTGTTGAACAAAATGCTGCATTGCTGGCTGCTCTGTCGGACGAAGAGATCGTTCGGAGTCATCTCAGTGTATTGAATTTAATGACTCATTTTAGTCGGAGGTTTGAAACGACTCTAACCAATCGCGGACTGTAGTTTTGAGAATACGCGTGTTTAcagcatgtatgtatgtatgtagagACCAGTATGTCGCacaatttaaaatataaatattaactaGAACACTTGCATTTTGCCTCTATTTTAGTTGCGCTAACGTGTCTGGATTCCGGGGGTAAATTTGGCGCTACGtatgctaacgtgcgctacgCCACCTTTCATACGTCGTATTCGTCGTCTATTTTTCGTCCGAGAAGTCCTAGACACAGTGTGTGATGGCAGAGACACATGATAAACAAGTACGGTTTGTTTAAATTATAGGGGCCCTATTTGAGGTACATATTTATTGTGACATTTTCGCATTGTAGCTAAAAGAATTCAAAGATGAGTTCAACAAAGAGGTTTGTTGGGCTTGATTTTGTGGATTTTTGGACGTTTACTGGATTTTTGGACGTTTACTGATGGTGTGTGTTATCAGGCTGAGAAAATGCTTCGTGAATGTTTTCCCAAGAAAGTCGTCGAATTGAACTCTTTGCTACATGTATGTAGCAAGTGACAttattacataaattaatatattgatactgaattttattgttaaagtattaattaaattagatattaattattattaatattaataattaaattagatattaattattattaatagtaatattaattaaattaggtattaattattaatattaatattaattaaattaggtattaattattaatatcaaataaattagatatttattattaataataattaaattagataataattagtattaatactaattattattaatattaataaattaaattattggttatttgtttattcattattaattttaatttttttgacAATAAACACAactttattaatatcaatagctttaattACCtgcaacacactgctacaacagCTGTGATTACTATGTCAAGtagaaattaatttaatgatattaattaattatttttagttatttatttgtttattaacaACAATTGTTAATAAGCTATTTTTCATGTAAagttttaataataaaaagtaatattaattagtaagtCTACAATATATAATCAATAAGCAATTAGCGAGATTAGGTAATAaagattaataaataatttattagcTATACACACTACAGGGTGTATGCCTAGGGTTGATTAGTTGGAGTtcaaattttttgtttttgtttcagtCTGATGTGTTTCAAGTTGCCTATTCACCATTATTTCCACGGATGAACAAGGCAGGTGTGGACGAAAGCTGCGATGATGTGAATCCAATAGCTAAGAAGCGGAAACTACACGATGGTgcaggttaattaattaatatcaattactaCCTATTATGATTGTAACTTATTTTTATTACTGATGTTATTTTTGAAGTAATAAGATTATTGGTGATTAatgtaattgatatcaatgtaatTTACTATATTGGTGTTATGTGTTTAGTTTTTGTATTGTGAAATAttagttgtactgtacacatgcgctagttgatattaatataaatagttaattaattaaatgtttggCGGAtgagatggtgtgtgtgtgtgtgtgtgtgtgtgtgtgtgtgtgtgtgtgtgtgtctgtctgtctgtctgtctgtctgtctgtctgtctgtctgtctttgtgtgtgtgtgtgtgtgtgtgtgtgtgtctgtctgtctgtgtgttgtgtgtgtgtctgtgtgtgtgtgtgtgtgtgtgtgtgtgtgtgtctgtctgtctgtgtgtctgtctgtctgtgtgtctgtctgtctgtctttgtgtgtgtgtgtgtgtgtgtgtgtgtgtgtgtgtgtgtgtgtgtgtgtgtgtgtgtgtgtgtgtgtctgtctgtctgtctgtctttgtgtgtgtgtgtgtgtttgtgtgtgtgtgtgtgtgtgtgtgtgtgtgtgtgtgtgtctgtctgtctgtctgtctgtctgtctgtctgtctttgtgtgtgtgttgtgtgtgtgtgtgtgtgtgtgtgtgtgtgtgtgtgtgtgtgtgtttgtgtgtgtgtgtgtgtgtgtgtgtgtgtgtgtgtttgtgtgtgtgtgtgtgtgtgtgtgtgtgtgtgtgtgtgtgtgtgtgtgtgtgtgtgtgtgtgttctatgGTTTGCACTGATGTGatagtttgtattgtgtttaaGTGTTGGATGGAGTTACTGATGGTGGCATTCAAGGCGTGTCTGCTAATCGAGTGAGTTACCGGTCATTTGTCATTTGATGTCGTAAGAGTAGAGggttggttgtgttgtgatttGGCAGCAAATTGGCGAAGGGATTCGTCGTCTCAAACCAGAGATTATAACACTAGTAACAAGTTGCAACAAGGTAGTATTATATAATACTAAATAACTGTATTattggacacacaaacacacatgcacgcatgcacgcacgtacacacacacacacacacacacacacacacacacacacacacacacacacacacacacacacacacacacacacacacaaatggacaaatgtcaagcgcTCCACGTCATttgtgaatgacgtcaaccttaaggtcagttgcggagatagcttccctgcctctagagacagggcctccatgtgctatgtggaggcttagggccagcgctacaatccacctggagcttggccagagtcatccagggcactgactatggtgcagctttgggactggacaccaaggcccacacgtacccgtctgctgcatgatgttactgccaagccagcggtcatgtccaccccagtcaatgaccaggtactcatttatactcctgagtcaagagaagcaattgtgtgtaagtttcttgcttaaggaaattatgccatagatcgccatcactgtgacttgaacctgcaaccctgcaaggtcccggatgttttcattttgcaaatgcactctctaaccaattgagctacagcaccacacacacacacacacacacacacacacacacacacacacacacacacacacacacacacacacacacacacacacacacacacacggcaaatggataaggagctgctgttaAATGGTAATGCCCctcagccagatggctgggttcctgtgcactaagcaggagctatgggctgtGCTAAGTAATCTCCTTGAgactggccaggtgctcgcaggagcaccgactgcgacgctagctgtggtgtgggcacccaaagtccgACCAGGTACTGTACTcattatactcctgagttgagagaggcaattgtgtgtaagtttcttgcccaaggaaattatgctatagcttgctatctctgtgacttgaacctgtaaCCCTGCAATCTCCCAGATGtgaacactccataagatgactctctaaccaactgagctatcgcaacacacacacacacacacacacacacacacacacacacacacacacacacacacacacacacacacacacacacatggacacacacggacaaacaaacacacacaaacttgtctgtctgtttatttgtttatttctctGTCGTTCTCTATTTTTCCATTGCCGTTAGATGAAAGTTTGGATTCAACTTTTAATTCCGAGAATCGAAGACGGCAACAACTTTGGAGTTTCAATCCAGGAAGAAATTCTGGGAGAAGTTTCACGCGTAGAGACAGATGCATCGTCTTTTCTTGATCACATTTCAAGGTACAGATGGTAACAGCAAGTTGCATACAACTCGTTATGCTCAACATTTAACCATTTGA
This genomic interval carries:
- the LOC134197885 gene encoding proteasome activator complex subunit 3-like, whose translation is MAETHDKQLKEFKDEFNKEAEKMLRECFPKKVVELNSLLHSDVFQVAYSPLFPRMNKAGVDESCDDVNPIAKKRKLHDGAVLDGVTDGGIQGVSANRQIGEGIRRLKPEIITLVTSCNKMKVWIQLLIPRIEDGNNFGVSIQEEILGEVSRVETDASSFLDHISRYYIARGKLASKLLKYPTVEDYRIAVDELDEKQYVNLRLTLCEMRNIYSSLHDMIMKNLEKIKKPRSSRLETMY